From Saccharothrix espanaensis DSM 44229, the proteins below share one genomic window:
- a CDS encoding DNA-3-methyladenine glycosylase 2 family protein, translated as MHEDPERCVRAVQSKDARFDGWFFTAVLTTRIYCRPSCPVAPPKVENMRFYPSAAAAQQAGFRACKRCRPDASPGSPLWNHRADSVAQAMRLIADGVVDREGVPGLAARLGYSVRQVERQLLAELGAGPLALARAQRAQTARLLIETTALPMAEVALAAGFASIRAFNETVRSVFALSPTDLRTRRRAVADTPGVLSLRLPFRAPLCPDNLFGHLAATAVPGVEEWRDGAYRRTLRLPHGHAVVALSPQPDHVACRLALTDLRDLSIAIARCRRMLDLDADPVAVDDRLRTDPDLRPLVDKDPGRRVPGTVDAAEFAVRAVLGQQVSTAAARTHAGRIVAAAGTPIADVGLTHLFPTPDDLLSLDPAVLAMPNARKVAFRALVEALASGAVDLGVGADWAKARAELLALPGFGPWTVEVIAMRALGDPDAFIPGDLGVRVAARALGMPDTPGALVARAQAWRPWRAYAVQYLWATGDHAVNRLPA; from the coding sequence GTGCACGAAGACCCGGAACGGTGTGTGCGAGCCGTGCAGTCCAAGGACGCGCGGTTCGACGGGTGGTTCTTCACCGCGGTGCTGACCACTCGCATCTATTGCCGTCCGAGTTGTCCGGTAGCGCCGCCCAAGGTCGAGAACATGCGGTTCTACCCGAGTGCGGCCGCGGCCCAACAAGCGGGATTCCGGGCGTGCAAACGGTGCCGGCCCGACGCCAGTCCGGGTTCCCCGTTGTGGAACCACCGCGCCGACTCGGTGGCCCAGGCCATGCGGTTGATCGCGGACGGAGTGGTGGACCGGGAAGGTGTTCCGGGACTCGCCGCCCGGCTCGGCTACAGCGTCCGCCAGGTCGAGCGCCAACTGCTCGCCGAACTCGGCGCGGGTCCGCTCGCGCTGGCCCGCGCGCAGCGGGCGCAGACCGCGCGGCTGCTGATCGAGACGACCGCGCTGCCGATGGCCGAGGTGGCGCTCGCGGCCGGCTTCGCCAGCATCCGGGCGTTCAACGAGACCGTGCGCTCGGTGTTCGCCCTCTCGCCCACGGACCTGCGCACCCGGCGGCGGGCCGTCGCGGACACGCCCGGCGTGCTGTCGCTGCGGCTGCCGTTCCGCGCGCCGCTGTGCCCGGACAACCTGTTCGGGCACCTCGCGGCGACCGCCGTGCCGGGCGTGGAGGAGTGGCGGGACGGGGCGTACCGGCGGACGTTGCGGCTGCCGCACGGGCACGCCGTGGTGGCGTTGTCGCCGCAGCCCGACCACGTGGCGTGCCGGTTGGCGTTGACCGACCTGCGCGACCTGTCGATCGCCATCGCCCGGTGCCGGCGGATGCTCGACCTCGACGCCGACCCGGTCGCCGTGGACGACCGGCTGCGCACCGACCCGGACCTGCGCCCCCTGGTGGACAAGGACCCGGGCCGACGGGTGCCGGGCACCGTGGACGCGGCGGAGTTCGCCGTGCGGGCGGTGCTGGGCCAGCAGGTGTCCACGGCGGCGGCGCGCACGCACGCCGGGCGGATCGTCGCGGCGGCGGGCACGCCGATCGCCGACGTCGGCCTGACCCACCTGTTTCCCACCCCCGACGATCTGCTCTCGCTCGACCCGGCGGTGCTGGCCATGCCGAACGCGCGCAAGGTCGCGTTCCGGGCGCTGGTGGAGGCCCTGGCCTCGGGCGCGGTCGACCTCGGGGTCGGCGCGGACTGGGCCAAGGCGCGCGCCGAGCTCCTGGCGTTGCCGGGGTTCGGGCCGTGGACCGTCGAGGTGATCGCGATGCGCGCGCTGGGTGACCCGGACGCGTTCATCCCGGGCGACTTGGGCGTGCGAGTGGCGGCGCGGGCGTTGGGGATGCCGGACACACCGGGTGCTTTGGTCGCCCGTGCACAGGCGTGGCGCCCTTGGCGCGCCTACGCCGTCCAATACCTGTGGGCGACCGGTGACCACGCGGTCAACCGGTTGCCGGCGTGA
- a CDS encoding methylated-DNA--[protein]-cysteine S-methyltransferase translates to MVAHTVVDSPVGPLTLVAQDGVLSGLYMTEQRYRPAEESFGARDASLFDDVVGQLAEYFAGTRTEFDVPLDLIGTPFQRSVWTALCAIPYGATMSYGELAAALGRPTAARAVGLANGHNPIGIIVPCHRVVGSGGDLTGYGGGIARKRQLLDFESQTPTLGLSVVAPG, encoded by the coding sequence GTGGTAGCGCACACGGTGGTCGACAGCCCGGTGGGGCCGTTGACGTTGGTGGCCCAGGACGGCGTGCTGTCCGGGCTGTACATGACGGAGCAGAGGTACCGGCCGGCGGAGGAGAGCTTCGGGGCGCGGGACGCGTCGTTGTTCGACGACGTGGTCGGGCAGCTGGCGGAGTACTTCGCGGGCACGCGGACGGAGTTCGACGTGCCGCTGGACCTGATCGGCACGCCGTTCCAGCGTTCGGTGTGGACGGCGCTGTGCGCGATCCCGTACGGCGCGACGATGTCGTACGGCGAGCTGGCGGCGGCGTTGGGGCGGCCGACCGCCGCGCGGGCGGTCGGCCTGGCCAACGGGCACAACCCGATCGGCATCATCGTGCCGTGCCACCGGGTGGTCGGCTCCGGCGGCGACCTGACCGGGTACGGCGGCGGGATCGCCCGCAAGCGGCAGCTGCTGGACTTCGAGTCTCAGACACCGACCTTGGGCCTGTCCGTCGTCGCGCCCGGCTGA
- a CDS encoding DUF2306 domain-containing protein: MVDTQVKQSWWRQHWVLPLGVLVAAFVAFSLPRYLTFDAAQTRVPQPGNHTWHYPFLVAHVVFGAIAILTCVLQIWPWLRQNHPGWHRRAGRVYVFAGVLPGGVLAVAIGAVSPFGPINQVGNVLMGTLWLGVTIAGYRMARQRRYADHRRWMLRSTALTLSIISNRFWAAGLGFTLPDQLHTTFGGSEVALMQAITGITAWMGWVLPFLFIEWWLDRGKSRRRQPGATTDRPKVGV; encoded by the coding sequence ATGGTGGACACACAGGTGAAGCAGAGTTGGTGGCGACAGCACTGGGTGCTGCCGCTGGGGGTCCTGGTCGCCGCGTTCGTGGCGTTCTCGCTGCCGAGGTACCTGACGTTCGACGCCGCGCAGACCCGCGTGCCCCAGCCCGGCAACCACACGTGGCACTACCCGTTCCTGGTCGCGCACGTGGTGTTCGGGGCGATCGCGATCCTGACCTGCGTGCTGCAGATCTGGCCGTGGCTGCGGCAGAACCACCCCGGCTGGCACCGCCGGGCGGGCCGCGTGTACGTGTTCGCGGGGGTCCTGCCCGGCGGCGTGCTCGCCGTGGCGATCGGCGCGGTCAGCCCGTTCGGTCCGATCAACCAGGTCGGCAACGTCCTGATGGGGACGCTCTGGCTGGGCGTCACGATCGCCGGCTACCGGATGGCGCGGCAGCGCCGCTACGCCGACCACCGCCGCTGGATGCTGCGCAGCACCGCGCTCACCCTGTCGATCATCTCCAACCGGTTCTGGGCGGCCGGGCTGGGGTTCACCCTGCCCGACCAGCTGCACACCACGTTCGGCGGCAGCGAGGTCGCGCTGATGCAGGCCATCACGGGCATCACCGCGTGGATGGGCTGGGTGCTGCCGTTCCTGTTCATCGAGTGGTGGCTGGACCGGGGCAAGTCCCGGCGGCGTCAGCCGGGCGCGACGACGGACAGGCCCAAGGTCGGTGTCTGA
- a CDS encoding ArsR/SmtB family transcription factor yields the protein MLEVAVIEDAATAEVSLDPVRARLLAELAEPSSATMLAAKVGLPRQKVNYHLRTLEQHGLVELAEERRKGNMTERVMRATAASYVISPMALAAVQPDPERSPDRLSARWLLAVAARLVRDVGNLLTGGAKAGKRVATFAIDGEVRFATAGDRAAFAEELAAAVTGLVAKYHDETAEGGRAHRVVVAVHPSIPKES from the coding sequence ATGCTTGAAGTGGCGGTGATCGAGGACGCGGCTACGGCCGAGGTCTCGCTGGACCCGGTGCGGGCCCGGCTGCTGGCCGAACTGGCCGAGCCGAGCTCGGCGACCATGCTGGCGGCCAAGGTGGGGCTGCCCCGGCAGAAGGTCAACTACCACCTGCGCACGCTGGAGCAGCACGGGCTGGTCGAGCTGGCCGAGGAGCGCCGCAAGGGCAACATGACCGAGCGGGTCATGCGCGCCACGGCGGCGTCCTACGTGATCTCGCCGATGGCGCTGGCCGCCGTGCAGCCCGACCCGGAGCGGTCGCCCGACCGGCTGTCCGCGCGGTGGCTGCTCGCGGTGGCGGCGCGGTTGGTGCGCGACGTGGGCAACCTGCTCACGGGCGGCGCGAAGGCGGGCAAGAGGGTGGCGACCTTCGCCATCGACGGCGAGGTCCGGTTCGCCACGGCGGGCGACCGGGCCGCGTTCGCCGAGGAACTGGCCGCGGCGGTGACCGGGCTGGTCGCGAAGTACCACGACGAGACGGCGGAGGGTGGGCGGGCGCATCGCGTCGTCGTCGCCGTGCACCCCAGCATTCCCAAGGAGTCCTGA
- a CDS encoding SRPBCC family protein: MGHAYEETNEVELAVTPEQVWAAIATGPGIDSWFMGSNEVEAGVAVKGAFSGYQPTHGVTAWEPGKHLAYGGEKEPDGRFIAYEFLIEGRERGSTVLRMVASGFLPGDDWHDEFEAMLAGGAMFWRTLIEYLEHFAGRTARPVTVPGPQVSDWAERWAALHRALGLTAAPRRGDAVTVDGIPGVVYYANGQTIGIRTPDAMYRFFQGLGGSLIAMHHVFADDERDERSWSSWMGGLS; this comes from the coding sequence ATGGGCCACGCGTACGAGGAAACCAACGAGGTCGAGCTGGCGGTCACGCCCGAGCAGGTCTGGGCGGCGATCGCCACCGGGCCGGGCATCGACTCGTGGTTCATGGGCAGCAACGAGGTCGAGGCCGGCGTCGCGGTGAAGGGCGCGTTCAGCGGCTACCAGCCGACGCACGGCGTCACCGCGTGGGAACCGGGCAAGCACCTGGCCTACGGCGGGGAGAAGGAGCCGGACGGCCGGTTCATCGCCTACGAGTTCCTGATCGAGGGCCGGGAGCGGGGCAGCACCGTGCTGCGCATGGTCGCGAGCGGCTTCCTGCCCGGCGACGACTGGCACGACGAGTTCGAGGCGATGCTGGCCGGCGGCGCGATGTTCTGGCGCACGCTGATCGAGTACCTGGAGCACTTCGCGGGCCGCACCGCCCGCCCGGTGACCGTGCCCGGCCCGCAGGTCTCGGACTGGGCCGAGCGCTGGGCCGCGCTGCACCGCGCGCTGGGCCTGACCGCCGCGCCGCGGCGCGGTGACGCGGTGACCGTCGACGGGATCCCCGGCGTCGTCTACTACGCCAACGGGCAGACGATCGGGATCCGCACGCCCGACGCGATGTACCGGTTCTTCCAAGGTCTCGGTGGCTCGCTGATCGCGATGCACCACGTCTTCGCCGACGACGAGCGCGACGAGCGCAGCTGGTCCTCCTGGATGGGCGGGCTGTCGTGA
- a CDS encoding DUF998 domain-containing protein, protein MTALGTRQRSGTDVTGLLLGCGVLAGPLYLATGFAQAFTRDGFDLRRHPFSFLSLGDGGWVQVANFVLTGLLFLAMVFGVRRAIKGQRGGTWGPVLLGIFAVGMVGGGVFVADPAFGFPVGAPDGQPESLSWHGTLHGVAFFAAFPALIAACFVFARRFRGGWSWYCAATGVISMAPMAFMGSEWGTVLLYAVAVVSWLWVSAVALKLRAEV, encoded by the coding sequence GTGACCGCGCTGGGAACGCGGCAGCGGTCCGGCACCGACGTGACCGGTCTGCTGCTGGGCTGCGGGGTGCTCGCCGGGCCGCTCTACCTGGCCACCGGGTTCGCCCAAGCGTTCACCCGGGACGGCTTCGACCTCCGGCGGCACCCGTTCAGCTTCCTCTCGTTGGGCGACGGCGGCTGGGTGCAGGTCGCGAACTTCGTGCTCACCGGGTTGTTGTTCCTGGCCATGGTCTTCGGGGTGCGGCGGGCGATCAAGGGACAGCGCGGCGGCACGTGGGGGCCGGTGCTGCTGGGGATCTTCGCGGTCGGCATGGTCGGCGGCGGCGTCTTCGTGGCCGACCCAGCGTTCGGGTTCCCGGTCGGCGCGCCGGACGGGCAGCCGGAATCGCTCTCGTGGCACGGGACCCTGCACGGGGTGGCGTTCTTCGCGGCGTTCCCGGCGCTGATCGCGGCGTGCTTCGTGTTCGCCCGGCGGTTTCGTGGCGGGTGGTCGTGGTACTGCGCGGCGACCGGGGTGATCTCCATGGCGCCCATGGCTTTCATGGGTTCGGAGTGGGGAACGGTGCTGCTGTACGCGGTGGCAGTGGTGAGTTGGCTCTGGGTGTCCGCGGTCGCGCTGAAGCTGCGCGCCGAAGTCTGA
- a CDS encoding alpha/beta fold hydrolase, with the protein MGQVTSADGTGIAYSKVGSGPALIVVDGALCYREFGPAKQLAEALAPHFTVYTYDRRGRGESGSTGLYDVEREVEDIAALIERAGGRAHLFGMSSGGALVAEAVHRGVAAERFAVYESPMIVDGSRDPMPADYPERMSRAVAAGRPGNAVKMFMKFVGTPGLFVALMQVMPMWKKLKGVAHTLPNDLAVVGEHQRGVAPPADRWSGAKAPGLVIAGGKSPAWMRNAQQVLASALPDGRLTVLDGQTHMVKADVTAPVLVDFLTR; encoded by the coding sequence ATGGGTCAGGTCACGTCCGCGGACGGCACCGGTATCGCTTACAGCAAGGTCGGTTCGGGGCCCGCGCTGATCGTCGTCGACGGCGCGCTGTGCTACCGGGAGTTCGGCCCCGCCAAGCAGTTGGCCGAGGCGCTCGCGCCGCACTTCACCGTCTACACCTACGACCGGCGCGGTCGCGGCGAGAGCGGGAGCACCGGGCTTTACGACGTCGAGCGGGAGGTCGAGGACATCGCCGCGCTGATCGAGCGGGCGGGTGGCCGGGCGCACCTGTTCGGGATGTCCTCCGGTGGCGCGCTGGTCGCCGAGGCAGTGCACCGGGGTGTCGCGGCCGAGCGGTTCGCCGTCTACGAGTCGCCGATGATCGTGGACGGGTCGCGGGACCCGATGCCGGCGGACTACCCGGAGCGGATGAGCCGCGCGGTCGCCGCCGGCCGGCCGGGCAACGCGGTGAAGATGTTCATGAAGTTCGTCGGCACGCCCGGGTTGTTCGTCGCGCTGATGCAGGTCATGCCGATGTGGAAGAAGCTCAAGGGCGTGGCGCACACGCTGCCCAACGACCTGGCGGTGGTCGGTGAGCACCAGCGCGGGGTCGCGCCGCCCGCCGACCGGTGGTCCGGGGCGAAGGCACCCGGCCTGGTCATCGCCGGCGGCAAGAGCCCGGCGTGGATGCGCAACGCCCAGCAGGTGCTGGCGTCCGCGCTGCCGGACGGGCGGTTGACGGTGCTCGACGGCCAGACCCACATGGTCAAGGCGGACGTCACCGCACCGGTCCTGGTCGACTTCCTCACCCGCTGA
- a CDS encoding SAM-dependent methyltransferase, with protein MPGPSSDTAAPVYIDTTKASIARVYDAFLNGKDNYEIDREVLRRVQQVAPEAATLAVDNRSFLIRATRFVAGQTGITQFLDCGSGLPTAENTHQVAQRIQPDARVVYVDNDPVVLAHGRALLEENDQTHFSAADIFRPQEILQDEVVRKHIDFSRPVALFQLGTLHHYNGTSPTSAEIMAEYVEALPSGSYVAISHFMDPETEEHSAIARRMEETFLHSPMGSGRFATRAELLGLFEGLEMVDPGLVICADWWPDGPRLRKLDAVSYCIAGAVARKP; from the coding sequence ATGCCGGGACCGTCCTCGGACACCGCCGCCCCCGTCTACATCGACACGACCAAGGCCAGCATCGCCAGGGTCTACGACGCCTTCCTCAACGGCAAGGACAATTACGAGATCGACCGGGAAGTGCTGCGCCGCGTCCAGCAGGTCGCACCGGAAGCGGCCACGTTGGCCGTGGACAACAGGTCCTTCCTCATCCGCGCCACCCGGTTCGTCGCCGGCCAGACCGGCATCACCCAGTTCCTGGACTGCGGCTCCGGCCTGCCCACGGCGGAGAACACCCACCAAGTGGCGCAACGGATTCAGCCGGACGCACGAGTGGTCTACGTCGACAACGACCCGGTGGTGCTGGCCCACGGCCGCGCGCTGCTGGAGGAGAACGACCAGACGCACTTCTCCGCCGCGGACATCTTCCGCCCGCAGGAGATCCTCCAGGACGAGGTGGTGCGCAAGCACATCGACTTCAGCCGGCCGGTGGCGCTGTTCCAGCTCGGCACGCTGCACCACTACAACGGCACGTCGCCGACGTCGGCGGAGATCATGGCCGAGTACGTCGAGGCGCTGCCGTCCGGCTCGTACGTGGCGATCAGCCACTTCATGGACCCGGAAACCGAGGAGCACTCGGCGATCGCGCGGCGGATGGAGGAGACGTTCCTGCACTCCCCCATGGGTTCCGGCCGGTTCGCCACCCGCGCCGAGCTGCTCGGCCTGTTCGAGGGCCTGGAGATGGTCGACCCCGGGCTGGTGATCTGCGCGGACTGGTGGCCGGACGGGCCGCGACTGAGGAAGCTCGACGCCGTGTCGTACTGCATCGCCGGAGCGGTCGCCCGCAAGCCGTAG
- a CDS encoding helix-turn-helix domain-containing protein produces the protein MATGDPEGSATERDGGPTALRIVLGSQLRRLREGAEISRADAGYAIRGSESKISRMELGRVGLKERDVSDLLTMYGMTDADARDKFLAMVRRSNAPGWWHRYTDLMPDWFQDYVGLEEAASRILTYETQFVPGLLQTEAYAMAIASHGRPELAGPPVKRRVSLRMQRQKVMFRPGAPRLWAVIDESVLHRPIGGRQVLLDQIEHLLSVTKDGPITLQIVPYQLSGYAAEGPFTMLRFSERDLPDIVYLEHLAGALYLDKREELEVYSRVFDRLTVDAETPDRSRQLLMKIRADL, from the coding sequence ATGGCCACTGGTGACCCCGAGGGTTCGGCCACCGAGCGGGACGGCGGCCCCACCGCGCTGCGCATCGTGCTCGGCTCGCAGTTGCGCAGGCTGCGGGAGGGCGCGGAGATCAGCCGCGCGGACGCGGGGTACGCGATCCGCGGCTCGGAGTCGAAGATCAGCCGGATGGAACTCGGCCGGGTCGGGCTCAAGGAGCGCGACGTCTCGGATCTGCTGACCATGTACGGGATGACGGACGCGGACGCGCGGGACAAGTTCCTGGCGATGGTCCGCCGGTCGAACGCGCCCGGCTGGTGGCACCGGTACACCGACCTCATGCCGGACTGGTTCCAGGACTACGTCGGGCTGGAGGAGGCGGCGTCCCGGATCCTGACCTACGAGACGCAGTTCGTGCCCGGGTTGCTCCAGACCGAGGCGTACGCGATGGCGATCGCCAGCCACGGCAGGCCGGAACTGGCCGGCCCGCCGGTGAAGCGCCGGGTCTCGCTGCGCATGCAGCGGCAGAAGGTGATGTTCCGGCCGGGCGCCCCGCGGCTGTGGGCGGTGATCGACGAATCAGTGCTGCATCGCCCGATCGGTGGGCGTCAGGTGCTGCTCGACCAGATCGAGCACTTGCTCTCCGTAACCAAAGACGGACCCATCACTCTCCAGATCGTTCCGTACCAGTTGAGCGGTTACGCAGCGGAGGGTCCGTTCACCATGCTGCGGTTCAGCGAGCGCGACCTGCCCGACATCGTCTACCTGGAGCACCTGGCGGGTGCCCTCTACCTCGACAAACGGGAAGAACTCGAGGTCTACAGCAGGGTTTTCGACCGGTTGACGGTCGACGCGGAGACGCCCGACCGCAGCCGGCAGTTGCTGATGAAGATCCGAGCGGACCTGTAG
- a CDS encoding DUF397 domain-containing protein, translating into MSMALKAHNGMSAAELPDVTWRKSARSGAYGNCVELAALDSGEIAMRNSRFPDGPALVYTRAEIAAFVAGARDGEFDDLAG; encoded by the coding sequence ATGTCGATGGCCCTCAAGGCCCACAACGGCATGTCCGCGGCCGAGCTGCCGGACGTGACTTGGCGCAAGAGCGCGCGCAGCGGAGCGTACGGCAACTGCGTCGAACTCGCCGCACTGGACAGCGGTGAGATCGCGATGCGCAACTCCCGGTTCCCGGACGGTCCCGCCCTCGTCTACACCAGGGCGGAGATCGCGGCCTTCGTGGCCGGTGCCAGGGACGGGGAATTCGATGACCTCGCCGGCTGA
- a CDS encoding TetR/AcrR family transcriptional regulator, producing the protein MPRPRSLTPEDLAAAALAVIDRAGLADLSMRAVAQELGMGTMSLYRYVPDKTGLEALVVDHVLSTVDTRPPAADWPDQVTALVHRVRDAIAAHPNAVPLTMTHRHRSPALLRWSEAVLEVLAQAGFRGERRVVALRALLGYLIGAVQLEHLGPLSGPGTAAMAAQSEFPLLAETATAGLGVPDGFRRGLDVVLRGLDGS; encoded by the coding sequence ATGCCCCGACCCCGTTCGCTGACCCCCGAGGACCTGGCCGCCGCCGCGCTCGCCGTGATCGACCGCGCCGGCCTGGCCGACCTGTCCATGCGCGCCGTCGCCCAGGAACTCGGCATGGGCACCATGTCGCTCTACCGGTACGTCCCGGACAAGACCGGCCTGGAGGCACTGGTCGTTGACCACGTCTTGTCCACAGTGGACACCCGGCCGCCGGCGGCCGACTGGCCGGACCAGGTCACGGCCCTGGTGCACCGCGTGCGGGACGCGATCGCCGCGCACCCGAACGCGGTGCCGCTGACGATGACCCACCGGCACCGCTCGCCCGCGCTGCTGCGCTGGTCCGAGGCCGTGCTGGAAGTGTTGGCACAGGCCGGTTTCCGCGGCGAACGGCGGGTGGTGGCGTTGCGCGCGCTGCTGGGCTACCTGATCGGCGCGGTGCAGCTGGAGCACCTCGGACCGCTGTCCGGGCCCGGAACCGCTGCCATGGCGGCACAATCGGAGTTCCCGCTGCTCGCGGAGACCGCCACCGCGGGACTCGGGGTGCCGGACGGGTTCCGCCGGGGCCTCGACGTGGTGCTGCGCGGTCTCGACGGGAGTTAG
- a CDS encoding peroxiredoxin-like family protein yields the protein MLTTREWETVLGGPVRVPDPDLLVHLQFRRFAGCPVCNLHLRSVVRRHAEIEARGIREVVVFHSTAEELRPHVADLPFAVVGDPGKVLYVEFGVESSPRSVLDPRAWGSIARGLARDLGPVLLGRRPLPRPTGGRLGLPADFLIAPDGRVIAEKRGEHADDQWSVDELLRLAG from the coding sequence GTGTTGACGACGCGCGAGTGGGAGACGGTGCTGGGCGGTCCGGTACGGGTGCCGGACCCGGACCTGCTGGTGCACCTGCAGTTCCGGCGCTTCGCCGGCTGCCCGGTGTGCAACCTGCACCTGCGGTCGGTCGTCCGGCGGCACGCGGAGATCGAGGCGCGCGGCATCCGGGAGGTCGTGGTGTTCCACTCGACGGCCGAGGAGTTGCGGCCGCACGTGGCGGACCTGCCGTTCGCCGTGGTGGGTGATCCGGGGAAGGTGCTCTACGTCGAGTTCGGCGTGGAGTCCTCGCCCCGGTCGGTGCTCGATCCACGGGCCTGGGGATCAATCGCGCGGGGCTTGGCGCGCGACCTCGGGCCGGTCCTGCTCGGCCGCCGGCCGCTGCCCCGGCCGACCGGGGGACGGCTGGGCCTACCAGCGGATTTCCTGATCGCGCCGGACGGCCGGGTGATCGCGGAGAAGCGCGGCGAGCACGCCGACGACCAGTGGTCGGTGGACGAGCTGCTGCGCCTCGCCGGCTAG
- a CDS encoding LysR family transcriptional regulator has product MELEVRHLRFVEAIGAAGSLTRAAAALGVSQPALTSQLHRIEHALGGLLFDRGRHGARPTALGEVVLTHAREVLGALDGLRRAVDRLPGGPLLRVGVLPTALARQLGGTAAAAVPDRVVDLSVVQSRAEALAALRDGRLDLALHVDFPDRECVAPPGVGITPLGWEPVFVLVPDAHPAAGRAEPALADLAGSTWLTSRHGDDEFARHLVDRCGPVVLQAVEELVVAELVRRGADVVVPLQPLDTGSTIPGRIHAVEGSPLRIRHLLLWSEAVDPAVVDRIHAGLVAAYRRVAPAGCRIPGWFDRNPGWLGSP; this is encoded by the coding sequence ATGGAGCTGGAAGTGCGGCACTTGCGCTTCGTGGAGGCCATCGGCGCGGCGGGCAGCCTCACCCGGGCCGCCGCCGCGCTCGGGGTGTCCCAGCCCGCGCTCACCTCCCAGCTGCACCGCATCGAGCACGCCCTGGGCGGCCTGCTGTTCGACCGGGGCCGGCACGGCGCGCGCCCCACCGCCCTCGGCGAGGTCGTGCTGACCCACGCCCGCGAGGTGCTCGGTGCGCTGGACGGCCTGCGCCGCGCGGTCGACCGGCTGCCCGGCGGACCGCTGCTGAGGGTGGGTGTGCTGCCCACCGCCCTGGCCCGGCAGCTCGGCGGGACGGCCGCCGCCGCCGTGCCGGACCGGGTGGTGGACCTGTCGGTGGTGCAGAGCCGGGCCGAGGCCCTGGCCGCGCTGCGCGACGGACGGCTGGACCTCGCCCTGCACGTCGACTTCCCCGATCGCGAGTGCGTCGCGCCGCCCGGCGTGGGGATCACCCCGCTGGGCTGGGAGCCGGTGTTCGTGCTCGTGCCGGACGCGCACCCGGCCGCCGGGCGCGCGGAACCCGCCCTCGCCGACTTGGCGGGGTCGACCTGGCTGACCTCGCGGCACGGGGACGACGAGTTCGCTCGCCACCTGGTGGACCGCTGCGGGCCGGTCGTCCTGCAGGCCGTGGAGGAACTCGTGGTCGCCGAGCTCGTCCGGCGCGGCGCGGACGTCGTGGTGCCGTTGCAGCCGCTCGACACCGGCAGCACGATCCCCGGCCGGATCCACGCGGTCGAGGGCTCGCCGCTGCGGATCCGGCACCTCCTGCTGTGGTCCGAGGCCGTGGACCCGGCCGTGGTGGACCGCATCCACGCCGGTCTGGTCGCCGCCTACCGCCGGGTCGCGCCGGCGGGCTGCCGCATCCCCGGCTGGTTCGACCGCAACCCCGGCTGGCTCGGCTCGCCCTGA
- a CDS encoding LysR family transcriptional regulator yields the protein MELEFRHLRVVRAIADAGTLTGAAAELRMTQPSVTEALRRAERIVGGPLFRRGARGATPTPLGEVVAAHARTVLEALDRFEVAVGRTSPGAARFGCTPSMLLASLSVLVPRVLGVEASVRTELDGVAHLELLADNRIEGALVAEFPGGEYPVPAGVHRAAVAVEPMFVALADRHPLARRTEIDLADLAGETWGAASTARDHFGDHLTEVCLRAGFTPDIRIMDATEALQAAELGRAVLPVMPGSRSRSGVAVVPLAGAPLWMATTLFWRTGGVLRPADVDRLWTGLVEAQHQVVQRPPVYRAWLHRHPEWTTTPARPVPRHDPCSR from the coding sequence ATGGAGCTGGAGTTCCGGCACCTCCGGGTGGTCCGCGCGATCGCCGACGCCGGCACGCTCACCGGCGCGGCGGCCGAGCTGCGGATGACGCAGCCGTCGGTCACCGAGGCGTTGCGGCGGGCGGAGCGGATCGTCGGCGGGCCGCTGTTCCGGCGGGGTGCGCGGGGCGCGACCCCGACGCCGCTGGGCGAGGTGGTGGCCGCGCACGCCCGGACCGTGCTGGAGGCGCTGGACCGGTTCGAGGTGGCCGTGGGGCGCACGTCGCCGGGCGCGGCCCGGTTCGGCTGCACGCCGTCGATGCTGCTGGCGAGCCTGTCCGTGCTGGTGCCCCGGGTGCTCGGGGTGGAGGCCTCGGTGCGCACCGAACTGGACGGTGTGGCGCACCTGGAGCTGCTGGCGGACAACAGGATCGAAGGCGCGCTGGTCGCCGAGTTCCCGGGCGGCGAGTACCCGGTGCCGGCCGGCGTGCACCGCGCCGCGGTGGCCGTCGAGCCGATGTTCGTCGCGCTGGCCGACCGGCACCCGCTGGCCCGGCGCACCGAGATCGACCTGGCGGACCTGGCGGGCGAGACGTGGGGCGCGGCGTCGACCGCGCGGGACCACTTCGGCGACCACCTCACCGAGGTGTGCCTGCGGGCCGGGTTCACCCCGGACATCCGGATCATGGACGCCACCGAGGCGTTGCAGGCGGCCGAGCTCGGGCGCGCGGTGCTGCCGGTCATGCCGGGCAGCCGGAGCCGGTCGGGGGTGGCGGTCGTGCCGCTGGCGGGCGCGCCGCTGTGGATGGCGACGACGTTGTTCTGGCGGACGGGCGGGGTGCTGCGGCCGGCCGACGTGGACCGGCTGTGGACGGGGCTGGTCGAGGCGCAGCACCAGGTCGTGCAACGGCCGCCGGTCTACCGCGCCTGGCTGCACCGGCACCCGGAGTGGACCACGACCCCGGCCCGCCCCGTCCCCCGGCACGATCCGTGCAGCCGCTGA